In the genome of Leptotrichia sp. HSP-536, the window TCACTTTCATCAATACTTGAAATTACAAGATAATACACTTCATCTTTTACTATTTTCAGTTCTTCATAATAAGTTTTATCAAGCTTAGAAATACCATCAATAAAAGTTCCTTTTAACTTTATTGGCACTGTACCTAAAAATGTATTTACTTTTTTCAAGTTCTTTAATTCTTTAGGATTTACATCCAGTCGTTCCCACAAATCAATTTCATCATAACGTGTGTATTTTTTAGAAATTTCCGATTTTATCTGTGAATATTGTGTTCCAATTTTGTTCAGTTCAGAAGAAACTTTCTTCCAGTCATAAGTCAATACTTTTTTTGCTAGCTCGTCAAATGTATAATTCTCGTTTCCATAAATAACATCTCTTAAACGTGTCTTTCTCTCGTCATACTTTTTAATAAGAGAAATTGCATTGCTTAACTGATAAAGACGTTCATCAATGTGTGTCAACTCTTCATTATTTGCATATTTAGTAACACCTTCAACAGCATCTTTACTAAGTTCCCCATTTTCATCATGCAACTCAATATCTACAAAATTTACTTCTTTAAATTTTTGAAGTTTCTTTAATACTTTAGCTCTTTGTTCTGCGAAAACAACTAAATCAAATTTGCTCATTTTAACTATTGCCATTATTTCACAATCCTCTCTGCTAATAAATTAATAACTTCATCTATTTTCTTTTCGTCAATTTCAAGAATTTTGTTTACATTTTCTTCTTCACTGCTCAAAAGAGATTTTACTCTTTTTTCAGCAACATCAATTGACTGTCTTTTTAAACTTTCTGCTTCAAGATTTGTCTCAGAAATTATTTTATCGCCGTCATCTTTTATTTTCTGCTCAATATTTTTCAAAATATCTTTCGCCTTTTCATTCGCATCGGCAATAATTCTATCTGACTCACTTTCAGCCTCTTTTATTTTTTGTAAAACTTCTTTTGCCAAGATATAACCTCCTTCAAAATTAATTTTTACTTTTTTATAATCATTTATAATTTTTTAATTATTTATAAATAATTTTTTCGAAAACAAATTGACTAATCAGTCATTATAGTATTATGTTACCAATTTTTTCAACTATTGTCAAGATTTTTTCTTTTCCCAATTTATCTCAGTTTTTATCAAAAAAAAATATAACACCATTATAATTTATGCTATATTTTCTTCTTTTTTATTTATTTAAATTTATGTACGTTGGATCATTTGGAACAGTAAATCCTGTTGCTTTCGCTTCTTTTTCCTTAGTTTTCAAATCGTTATTACTTATAAATTCATTATCAATTCTTGCAACTTCTTTTTTTAATTCAGTTAATTCCCTTTCCTTTTTAGTTTTTATTTTTCCTAAATCAGAAACATTGTATAAAACAAATGCCCTTAACAAAGCTACTGCTGTTATTATAGAAACATAGAACATAACAATTTTTATCGCTTTTTTATTAAGCCCAGCAGTTCTGGAAAGTTGTCTTCTAACTTCTTTAGGAGTTACTATTTCTTTTCTTTTTGCATCTTCATACGATCTTGCTGAATTTGTGATTTTTGGAACATCAAGTATTTCCATTTGAATTTTTTTATTTTTTGAAACACCATTCATACCTATTCACTCCTTTCAAAAATTCTCAGTTTTGCTGAATGTGCCCGATTGTTTTCTTCTAGCTCTAATTCCTTAGCAACAATCGGCTTTTTCGTAATTATCTTTCCCAAACTCTGTTTATTGCATACACAAATCGGAATATCTGATGGACAAGTACAAGGATTTTCATATTCACGAAATTTTTCTTTTACAACCCTATCTTCCAACGAATGAAAAGTAATTACTAAAAGTTTCCCTTTCTTATTAAGTAATTTCACTGCCTTATCCAACGTTTCGCTCAATATTTCAAGCTCCTTATTTACAAAAATCCTAATAGCCTGAAAAGTTCTTTTGGCAGGATGTCGCTTCATACTTTTTCCTATTGATTTTATTACAATATCTGCAAGTTCCGTTGTAGTTTCAATCTTCTTTGTTTTCCTATATTCTACAATTTTTTTTGCAATTTTTCTAGATTTTGGCTCTTCACCATATTTATAAATGATATCAGCTATTTCTTTTTCTGAAAAATTATTAACAATTTCATATGCACTTATTTTCAAATTATTATCCATTCTCATATCAAGCCTTGCTTCGAACCTATATGAAAATCCTCTTTTAGCATTATCCAGCTGATTTGACGAAACTCCAATATCCATAAGTATTCTGTCAACTTTTTCAAATCCAGCAAGATAAACTATCGTATCAATATTTCTAAAATTATCCTGAAATATCTGAAGTTTATTTCCATACTTTTCCAATCTTTTTCTAGCAAAATTAATAGCTTCCACATCTTGATCAATCGCAACAACTTTGGAACTCTCGGAAGAATTTTCCAGAATACCTTCAGTATGCCCGCCGCCGCCAAGTGTACAATCGACATAAACTGCATCTTCATCTGTTATTATATTGTTTATCACTTCATCAAACAGCACTGGCTTATGATACTCCATAAAAACTTCCCTTTCCTGATATTTTAATTTTAAAGTTACGTAGTATTTTAATCAACAGTTTTATTTTTTTCACTCCTTTTTTAATCACTGAAACATTTTAGCATACTTTTCTTATTTTTTCCATATAACTTTTTAAAATTTAAACTTTTATTTGTAAACAATTTCTTCTGAAATTTTTTCCGCTGTTTCCTTATTCAAAAGTTCACCAATAATTTCGAGAGCAAAATCAAGAGCGGTTCCCGCGCTTCTACTTGTGATAATATTCCCATCTTTAACAACCCG includes:
- a CDS encoding cell division protein FtsL, encoding MNGVSKNKKIQMEILDVPKITNSARSYEDAKRKEIVTPKEVRRQLSRTAGLNKKAIKIVMFYVSIITAVALLRAFVLYNVSDLGKIKTKKERELTELKKEVARIDNEFISNNDLKTKEKEAKATGFTVPNDPTYINLNK
- the rsmH gene encoding 16S rRNA (cytosine(1402)-N(4))-methyltransferase RsmH is translated as MEYHKPVLFDEVINNIITDEDAVYVDCTLGGGGHTEGILENSSESSKVVAIDQDVEAINFARKRLEKYGNKLQIFQDNFRNIDTIVYLAGFEKVDRILMDIGVSSNQLDNAKRGFSYRFEARLDMRMDNNLKISAYEIVNNFSEKEIADIIYKYGEEPKSRKIAKKIVEYRKTKKIETTTELADIVIKSIGKSMKRHPAKRTFQAIRIFVNKELEILSETLDKAVKLLNKKGKLLVITFHSLEDRVVKEKFREYENPCTCPSDIPICVCNKQSLGKIITKKPIVAKELELEENNRAHSAKLRIFERSE